One Cellulomonas taurus genomic region harbors:
- the rfbD gene encoding dTDP-4-dehydrorhamnose reductase codes for MRWLVTGANGMLGQDLVALLNERGHEVTAVDRAELDITDPEAVTGAVAGYDVVANVAAYTAVDAAEEHEDAAFTVNAVGPQLLARAARLAGARIVQISTDYVFAGDGTSPYAEDAPIAPRSAYGRTKAAGEWAVRAENPDHLIVRTAWLYGAKGGCFPKTIARVAAEKGGLDVIDDQVGQPTWTVDLADLVERLVAANAPSGTYHGTSSGQTSWHGFAQAAVATAGLDPQIVRPTTSDVYVRPAPRPAYSVLGHDALTAAGIEPIGDWAQRWQQAGASVLAG; via the coding sequence GTGCGCTGGTTGGTGACGGGTGCGAACGGCATGCTCGGACAGGACCTGGTGGCCCTGCTGAACGAGCGTGGACATGAGGTGACGGCGGTCGACCGAGCGGAACTCGACATCACCGACCCGGAGGCGGTGACCGGCGCTGTCGCAGGCTACGACGTGGTGGCGAATGTCGCCGCCTATACCGCGGTGGACGCCGCGGAGGAGCACGAGGACGCCGCCTTCACCGTGAACGCGGTGGGCCCGCAGCTGTTGGCCCGTGCGGCCCGGCTGGCCGGGGCGCGGATCGTGCAGATCTCCACCGACTACGTGTTCGCCGGTGACGGGACCAGCCCGTACGCGGAGGACGCCCCGATCGCCCCGCGGTCGGCCTACGGGCGCACCAAGGCGGCCGGTGAGTGGGCGGTGCGGGCCGAGAACCCGGACCACCTGATCGTCCGCACCGCCTGGCTCTACGGCGCCAAGGGCGGCTGCTTCCCCAAGACCATCGCCCGGGTGGCGGCGGAGAAGGGCGGCCTGGACGTGATCGACGACCAGGTCGGGCAGCCCACCTGGACCGTGGATCTCGCGGATCTGGTCGAGCGCCTGGTCGCGGCGAACGCCCCGTCCGGGACGTACCACGGCACCTCCTCCGGGCAGACCTCGTGGCACGGTTTCGCGCAGGCAGCGGTGGCGACCGCCGGACTGGACCCGCAGATCGTCAGGCCGACCACCTCGGACGTCTACGTCCGTCCGGCCCCGCGCCCGGCGTACTCGGTGCTCGGCCACGACGCGCTGACCGCAGCCGGGATCGAGCCGATCGGTGACTGGGCCCAGCGGTGGCAGCAGGCGGGCGCCTCGGTGCTGGCGGGCTGA
- a CDS encoding dTDP-4-dehydrorhamnose 3,5-epimerase family protein gives MTYRELSVPGAWEITPVQHGDPRGVFLEAFQGGPFAENVGHRFDLQQANLSVSAAGVLRGIHFADVPPGQAKYVTCPKGAVLDIVVDIRVGSPTFGQWDSVLLDDVDRRAIYLSEGLGHAFFSLEDGSTVMYLCSTGYSPGREHGVHPLDTSIGIEWPTTDRHGNPVTPQLSDKDTAAPTLAEAAEQGLLPQYDAVLAYTDSLRG, from the coding sequence ATGACCTACCGCGAGCTCAGCGTGCCCGGCGCCTGGGAGATCACGCCCGTGCAGCACGGCGACCCCCGAGGCGTGTTCCTGGAGGCGTTCCAGGGCGGCCCGTTCGCGGAGAACGTCGGCCACCGCTTCGACCTCCAGCAGGCCAACCTGTCGGTCTCCGCCGCCGGTGTGCTGCGCGGTATCCACTTCGCCGACGTGCCGCCGGGCCAGGCGAAGTACGTCACCTGCCCCAAGGGCGCGGTGCTGGACATCGTGGTGGACATCCGGGTCGGCTCGCCGACCTTCGGCCAGTGGGACAGCGTGCTGCTGGACGACGTCGACCGCCGCGCGATCTACCTCAGCGAGGGTCTGGGGCACGCGTTCTTCTCGCTGGAGGACGGTTCCACCGTGATGTACCTGTGCTCCACCGGGTACAGCCCGGGTCGTGAGCACGGCGTCCACCCGCTGGACACCTCGATCGGCATCGAGTGGCCGACCACCGACCGGCACGGCAACCCGGTCACCCCGCAGCTGTCCGACAAGGACACCGCCGCGCCGACCCTCGCCGAGGCCGCCGAGCAGGGTCTGCTGCCGCAGTACGACGCCGTGCTGGCCTACACGGACAGCCTGCGCGGTTGA
- a CDS encoding lipopolysaccharide biosynthesis protein, translating into MSSPTVPTPAPSRLGALLSGRLGFLSVAVGLGVYGVAAYALTVVVARVLGPEAYAPFGVLWTLLNAVGLGLFIPFEQELSRTTASRRARGLGNAGAVRVVVRVAVVLFAGVTVLCLVTWPVQTARLFHDDASLVPLLIGALFGLVVAYVVRGLLSGQGRFANYGAQFVVDGLLRILGAGALALADVRQVWPYALVLVVAPLLAVLVTTPRRAALVTPSDPEPAAPIRRALIALIVASLASQVLANAGALIVQLRADEVDRTLSGQFVTAVTVARIPVFVFSAVQAVLLPGLAAMVGLRDAAGFRRRLVLVTGATAAIGIGGTLLLAVWGEPLLTLVFGPEYRVDPMVITLLAASGAAFMLAQLAAQALLALAGERAVLVGWVAGVVALVVAAVLPGELTMVAAVALLAGSLVALAVLTGALLLAMRSWAATLAAAQD; encoded by the coding sequence GTGTCGAGCCCCACCGTGCCCACCCCCGCCCCGTCCCGTCTCGGGGCCCTGCTCTCCGGGCGGCTGGGCTTCCTGTCCGTGGCGGTGGGCCTGGGGGTCTACGGGGTCGCCGCCTACGCGCTGACCGTCGTGGTCGCCCGGGTGCTCGGCCCGGAGGCCTATGCGCCCTTCGGCGTGCTGTGGACGCTGCTGAACGCCGTCGGGCTGGGCCTGTTCATCCCCTTCGAGCAGGAGCTCAGCCGGACCACCGCCTCCCGCCGGGCGCGCGGGCTGGGCAACGCGGGCGCGGTGCGGGTCGTCGTGCGGGTGGCCGTGGTGCTGTTCGCCGGGGTCACCGTGCTGTGCCTGGTCACCTGGCCGGTGCAGACGGCCCGCCTGTTCCACGACGACGCCTCCCTGGTGCCGTTGCTGATCGGCGCGCTCTTCGGGCTGGTCGTGGCCTACGTGGTGCGCGGTCTGCTGTCCGGGCAGGGGAGGTTCGCCAACTACGGCGCGCAGTTCGTCGTCGACGGGCTGCTGCGGATCCTCGGTGCCGGAGCGCTGGCCCTGGCCGACGTGCGGCAGGTGTGGCCCTACGCCCTGGTGCTGGTCGTGGCCCCGCTGCTGGCGGTGCTGGTCACCACGCCGCGCCGGGCCGCCCTGGTCACCCCCTCCGACCCCGAGCCGGCGGCACCGATCCGGCGTGCGCTGATCGCTCTGATCGTCGCGTCGCTGGCCTCCCAGGTGCTCGCGAACGCCGGGGCGCTGATCGTGCAGCTGCGCGCCGACGAGGTGGACCGCACCCTGAGCGGGCAGTTCGTCACCGCCGTCACCGTGGCGCGCATCCCGGTGTTCGTGTTCTCCGCGGTGCAGGCGGTGCTGCTGCCCGGCCTGGCAGCGATGGTGGGCTTGCGGGACGCGGCCGGGTTCCGGCGCCGCCTGGTGCTGGTCACCGGGGCCACCGCGGCGATCGGCATCGGCGGCACCCTGCTGCTCGCGGTGTGGGGTGAGCCGCTGCTCACCCTGGTCTTCGGCCCGGAGTACCGGGTGGACCCGATGGTGATCACCCTGCTGGCGGCCTCCGGGGCGGCGTTCATGCTGGCCCAGCTCGCGGCCCAGGCGCTGCTCGCGCTCGCCGGTGAGCGCGCGGTGCTGGTCGGCTGGGTGGCCGGGGTGGTCGCGCTGGTGGTGGCCGCTGTGCTCCCGGGTGAGCTCACCATGGTCGCCGCGGTGGCGCTGCTGGCCGGCTCCCTGGTCGCGCTCGCGGTGCTCACCGGCGCACTGCTGCTGGCGATGCGGTCCTGGGCCGCGACACTCGCCGCGGCCCAGGACTGA
- a CDS encoding DUF2142 domain-containing protein, whose protein sequence is MPDQMPSRITSTTTTRRRSRDRHAAAAGRVPAWLRWTGVGALLFLLTALWSVGTPLMSSPDEPSHVSRAAGVVRGQVSLDLVEPQGEGATPGLAGRVELPADYGAALGLPNCFAFQPNVSAACQADLAPSGGATVVVDTFAGQYPPLYYALVGWPSLFLSAEAGITAMRLVSALLTAGLMTWGLFRLTRIDGNRAGIWGAAAALTPMTFFLGGTVNPAGFEIAAAFTFWTACLALVLDRRPVTTSALVQAVVGGGLLITTRSTGPVWAVAILLITLIAAPRGRWREVLRHRRIWWFVGVTVAFCAAAGGWLLAHPSVVTTENAYPQLASLRAAVLGVLGNAQPYLLNMIGDYGWLDSPSPPVTFIAWYAMVGAVLLIALSARRAGRRRIAVALTFLGTAASPLILQVPTAADTGLIWQGRYALPVAIGVPLLAALVVGLGDRRPEDDLVRRIARGTLPVILVAQVAAFYWASRRYAEGLTGELVTFHPLWQSPIGYLPGVALYAVVAGLLALCAWVYYRDRGEGELTRHEAVASAAPVPVASVEAAPVATVTVPAASAAEATPTEIYTEPTTVETTEPRP, encoded by the coding sequence ATGCCCGACCAGATGCCGTCGCGCATCACCTCGACCACCACCACGCGGCGGCGCAGCCGGGATCGTCATGCCGCGGCGGCTGGTCGGGTCCCCGCCTGGCTGCGCTGGACCGGCGTCGGCGCGCTGCTCTTCCTGCTCACCGCGCTGTGGTCCGTCGGGACGCCCCTGATGTCGTCGCCGGACGAGCCGAGCCACGTCAGCCGCGCCGCCGGTGTGGTGCGCGGGCAGGTGTCGCTGGATCTGGTCGAGCCGCAGGGCGAGGGGGCCACCCCGGGCCTGGCCGGCCGGGTCGAGCTGCCGGCCGACTACGGTGCCGCGCTCGGCCTGCCGAACTGCTTCGCCTTCCAGCCGAACGTCTCTGCCGCCTGCCAGGCCGATCTCGCGCCGAGCGGCGGTGCCACCGTGGTGGTGGACACCTTCGCCGGGCAGTACCCGCCGCTGTACTACGCCCTGGTCGGCTGGCCGTCGCTGTTCCTGTCCGCCGAGGCGGGCATCACCGCGATGCGTCTGGTCAGCGCGCTGCTCACCGCCGGTCTGATGACCTGGGGCCTGTTCCGGCTGACCCGGATCGACGGCAACCGGGCCGGGATCTGGGGAGCCGCCGCGGCCCTGACCCCGATGACCTTCTTCCTCGGCGGGACCGTCAACCCGGCCGGCTTCGAGATCGCGGCCGCCTTCACCTTCTGGACCGCCTGCCTGGCACTGGTGCTCGACAGGCGACCGGTCACCACCTCGGCACTGGTGCAGGCGGTGGTCGGTGGTGGGTTGCTGATCACCACCCGCTCCACCGGCCCGGTCTGGGCGGTGGCGATCCTGCTGATCACCCTGATCGCGGCGCCGCGCGGACGCTGGCGCGAGGTGCTGCGCCACCGGCGGATCTGGTGGTTCGTCGGCGTCACCGTGGCCTTCTGCGCGGCGGCGGGCGGCTGGCTGCTGGCCCACCCCTCCGTGGTCACCACCGAGAACGCCTACCCGCAGCTCGCCAGCCTGCGCGCGGCGGTGCTCGGGGTGCTCGGCAATGCCCAGCCGTACCTGTTGAACATGATCGGCGACTACGGCTGGCTGGACTCCCCCTCGCCGCCGGTCACCTTCATCGCCTGGTACGCGATGGTCGGCGCCGTGCTGCTGATCGCCCTGTCGGCCCGCCGTGCCGGACGTCGCCGGATCGCAGTGGCGCTGACCTTCCTCGGCACCGCCGCCTCGCCGCTGATCCTGCAGGTGCCGACCGCCGCCGACACCGGTCTGATCTGGCAGGGCCGGTACGCGCTCCCGGTCGCCATCGGCGTCCCGTTGCTGGCGGCTCTGGTGGTCGGGCTCGGCGACCGGCGGCCCGAGGACGACCTGGTGCGCCGGATCGCCCGCGGCACGCTGCCGGTGATCCTGGTGGCCCAGGTGGCCGCGTTCTACTGGGCGTCCCGCCGCTACGCCGAGGGCCTGACCGGCGAGCTGGTCACCTTCCATCCGCTCTGGCAGTCCCCGATCGGCTACCTGCCGGGGGTGGCGCTGTACGCGGTGGTGGCGGGCCTGTTGGCCCTGTGCGCCTGGGTGTACTACCGCGACCGGGGTGAGGGTGAGCTGACCCGGCACGAGGCCGTGGCGAGCGCTGCGCCGGTGCCGGTGGCGTCCGTCGAGGCCGCGCCGGTGGCCACCGTGACGGTTCCGGCGGCGAGCGCCGCGGAGGCCACGCCGACCGAGATCTACACCGAGCCGACCACGGTGGAGACCACCGAGCCGCGCCCCTGA
- a CDS encoding glycosyltransferase, with the protein MIDLMVPYWGDPEYFKATVRSVLAQTSPDWRLTVLDDANPDPWAGEWLASLDDERITYRRNETNQGITVAFRQCIELATADLVAVPGSDDLLLPDYVRVVTEAHRRFPTADIIQPGVRVIDEHGAPATPLADTIKQRVVRPRGQGTRVLTGERLATSLLHGDWLYWPSLVFRREAVQATPFRPGLPIILDLALVLDMVLAGSELVVEPQEVFAYRRHSASLSSVKLLDGSRFAGEREYFDLAAELMRRRGWSRATRAARTHITSRLYAATLLPTALKAGDRAALRTLLRHTLRP; encoded by the coding sequence GTGATCGACCTGATGGTGCCCTACTGGGGCGACCCCGAGTACTTCAAGGCCACCGTGCGCAGCGTGCTGGCACAGACCAGCCCGGACTGGCGGCTGACGGTGCTGGACGACGCGAACCCCGACCCCTGGGCCGGGGAGTGGTTGGCATCCCTCGACGACGAGCGGATCACCTACCGCCGCAACGAGACCAACCAGGGCATCACCGTCGCCTTCCGGCAGTGCATCGAGCTGGCCACCGCCGACCTGGTCGCGGTGCCCGGCTCGGACGACCTGCTGCTGCCCGACTACGTCCGGGTGGTCACCGAGGCGCATCGCCGGTTCCCGACCGCCGACATCATCCAGCCCGGGGTCCGGGTGATCGACGAGCACGGTGCCCCGGCCACCCCGCTGGCGGACACCATCAAGCAGCGGGTGGTCCGGCCGCGCGGCCAGGGCACTCGTGTGCTCACCGGGGAGCGGCTGGCGACCAGCCTGCTGCACGGCGACTGGCTGTACTGGCCGTCACTGGTGTTCCGGCGCGAGGCGGTGCAGGCCACGCCCTTCCGGCCCGGGTTGCCGATCATCCTGGACCTGGCACTGGTGCTCGACATGGTGCTGGCCGGATCCGAGCTGGTGGTGGAACCGCAGGAGGTGTTCGCCTACCGGCGGCACAGCGCGAGCCTGTCCTCGGTGAAGCTGCTGGACGGTTCCCGGTTCGCCGGCGAGCGCGAGTACTTCGATCTGGCGGCGGAGCTGATGCGTCGGCGCGGCTGGTCCAGGGCGACCCGGGCCGCGCGCACGCACATCACCTCGCGGCTCTACGCGGCGACCCTGCTGCCCACGGCGCTGAAGGCGGGGGACCGCGCGGCGCTCAGGACGCTGCTGCGGCACACCCTGCGTCCGTAG
- a CDS encoding DUF2304 domain-containing protein — MSGYIFALAACLLLVVFLVWLLRTRRLREKYAITWLVVGLGVCVFGAFPTAVEWMADLVGVETPSNLLFALALIVLLIVCIQLSTEITTLEEETRTLAEEVALLRYDVEQLAARVGAVDQVVHTTDPEDAGPA; from the coding sequence GTGAGCGGCTACATCTTCGCGCTGGCGGCCTGTCTGCTGCTGGTCGTCTTCCTGGTCTGGCTGCTGCGCACCCGGCGCCTGCGGGAGAAGTACGCGATCACCTGGCTGGTCGTCGGCCTGGGGGTGTGCGTCTTCGGTGCCTTCCCGACCGCCGTGGAGTGGATGGCCGACCTGGTCGGGGTGGAGACGCCGAGCAACCTGCTGTTCGCGCTGGCCCTGATCGTGCTGCTGATCGTCTGTATCCAGCTCAGCACGGAGATCACCACGCTGGAGGAGGAGACCCGCACCCTCGCCGAGGAGGTCGCGCTGCTCCGGTACGACGTGGAGCAGCTCGCCGCCAGGGTCGGCGCGGTCGACCAGGTGGTGCACACCACCGATCCGGAGGACGCGGGTCCGGCGTGA
- a CDS encoding glycosyltransferase family 2 protein — translation MTRDPDAQRLLVIVPAWNEREALPGVLAELAASMPEADVLVVNDGSTDGTADVARATGLAKVLDLPLNLGVGGAMRAGYRFAAREGYDAAVQVDADGQHDPADVRRVVAALSDEVDVAIGARFAGVGNYTVRGPRKWAMGVLSGVLSRIAGTKLTDTTSGFRASNRRAILLFADEYPAEYLGDTVESLVIACRAGLTVRQVGVEMRPRAGGTPSHNPAKAAIFLGRAMIALVIALSRPMGQVPAGVHR, via the coding sequence GTGACCCGCGATCCCGACGCACAGCGTCTGCTCGTCATCGTCCCGGCCTGGAACGAGCGTGAAGCACTGCCCGGCGTCCTGGCCGAGCTCGCCGCGTCGATGCCCGAGGCCGACGTGCTGGTGGTGAACGACGGGTCCACGGACGGCACCGCCGACGTCGCCCGGGCGACCGGGCTGGCCAAGGTGCTCGACCTGCCGCTGAACCTCGGTGTCGGGGGCGCGATGCGCGCCGGATACCGGTTCGCCGCGCGGGAGGGCTACGACGCGGCCGTCCAGGTCGACGCGGACGGCCAGCACGACCCCGCCGACGTCCGTCGGGTGGTCGCCGCCCTGAGCGACGAGGTGGATGTCGCGATCGGCGCCCGCTTCGCCGGGGTCGGCAACTACACCGTGCGCGGACCGCGCAAGTGGGCGATGGGGGTGCTGTCCGGGGTGCTGTCCCGGATCGCCGGTACCAAGCTCACCGACACCACGTCCGGTTTCCGGGCGTCGAACCGTCGGGCGATCCTGCTGTTCGCCGACGAGTACCCGGCCGAATACCTGGGAGACACCGTGGAATCGCTGGTGATCGCCTGCCGCGCCGGGCTGACCGTGCGGCAGGTCGGGGTGGAGATGCGACCCCGGGCGGGCGGCACGCCGTCGCACAACCCGGCGAAGGCCGCGATCTTCCTGGGTCGCGCGATGATCGCCCTGGTGATCGCACTGTCCCGCCCGATGGGCCAGGTTCCGGCGGGGGTGCACCGGTGA
- a CDS encoding glycosyltransferase family 4 protein — MRVLIDATAVPADRGGVGRYVDELVPELDRAGTDLVLAVQSRDVAHYRSLAPSARVVGAPARIASRPVRMTWEQTLLPRLARRVRADVLHSPHYTMPMASPVPVVVTLHDATFFSTPELHLRSKGVFFRTWTRLSVRRAAALVVPSVATRDEVAAATGADPARMTVAYHGVDRGLFHPVDAAERARVRATLDIGDRPYVGFLGTIEPRKNVPALIRAWVRACEGLTDPPALVLAGARGWDTAVDAALAAVPEHLTVRTPGYLPLADLPGFLAGATVLAYPSLGEGFGLPVLEAMACGATVLTTRMLSLPEVGGEAVAYCGTEQDAIAAELRALLDDGDRRAALSSAAVERAASFTWARAAQTHLDAYRRAAAR, encoded by the coding sequence ATGCGGGTCCTGATCGACGCCACCGCGGTGCCCGCCGACCGGGGTGGGGTGGGCCGCTACGTCGATGAGCTGGTGCCCGAGCTGGACCGGGCCGGGACCGACCTGGTGCTGGCCGTCCAGTCCCGCGATGTCGCGCACTACCGGTCGTTGGCCCCCTCGGCCCGGGTGGTCGGCGCCCCGGCCCGGATCGCGAGCCGTCCGGTGCGGATGACCTGGGAGCAGACGTTGCTGCCGCGGCTGGCCCGCCGGGTGCGCGCCGACGTGCTGCACAGCCCGCACTACACGATGCCGATGGCCTCCCCGGTGCCGGTCGTGGTGACCCTGCACGACGCCACCTTCTTCTCCACCCCGGAGCTGCACCTGCGCAGCAAGGGCGTGTTCTTCCGCACCTGGACCCGGCTGTCGGTGCGCCGGGCGGCCGCCCTGGTGGTGCCCTCGGTCGCCACCCGGGACGAGGTGGCCGCCGCCACCGGTGCCGACCCAGCCCGGATGACCGTGGCCTACCACGGGGTCGACCGCGGTCTGTTCCATCCGGTGGACGCCGCCGAGCGGGCCCGGGTGCGCGCCACCCTGGACATCGGGGACCGGCCGTACGTCGGATTCCTGGGCACCATCGAGCCGCGCAAGAATGTGCCCGCGCTGATCCGCGCCTGGGTCCGCGCCTGCGAGGGCCTCACCGACCCGCCCGCCCTGGTGCTGGCGGGTGCCCGCGGCTGGGACACGGCCGTGGACGCCGCCCTGGCCGCGGTGCCGGAGCACCTGACCGTCCGCACCCCGGGCTACCTGCCGCTGGCCGATCTGCCGGGCTTCCTGGCCGGGGCCACGGTGCTCGCCTACCCGAGCCTCGGCGAGGGCTTCGGACTGCCGGTGCTGGAGGCGATGGCGTGTGGCGCCACCGTGCTGACCACCCGGATGCTGTCGCTGCCGGAGGTCGGCGGCGAGGCGGTGGCCTACTGCGGCACCGAGCAGGACGCGATCGCCGCCGAGCTGCGTGCCCTCCTGGACGACGGCGACCGTCGTGCCGCCCTGTCGTCCGCCGCCGTCGAGCGGGCCGCCTCCTTCACCTGGGCCCGCGCGGCACAGACCCACCTGGACGCCTACCGCCGCGCGGCTGCCCGCTGA
- a CDS encoding N-acetylmuramoyl-L-alanine amidase, whose product MARLRRPTSMLVAAVLSAGLLTTVAPLAGAAPVATAPTATTDAARATGDDDGVQVAELDLSGVDPAAAAALPAPESVPTEEGATPPADDYAGAAAQLAAPEDAAEPNAEPAAEPTADPTADPTAQPTAEPNGQPTDQPTDQPSDQPTAAPTDQPAPADGTAAEPDVLTVPMDTQPFTVLGVTWDRSPDLSGVQIRYRVHSGGEWSDWAGAEAADVAPDADRQDAAQADDRDGTDPIVAVDSDGVQIWAQAETGTVTNLKAVLVDPGADPATLGQTATPESSAAVVQNTGGTATSGVVQNLGTSAAGTVRTAAVAQPTIVSRAGWGADESMRTCDPDMSNQMVSAAVHHTASTNDYAASQVPGILRGFYAYHTRPEAAGGRGWCDIGYNFLVDKFGTIYEGRAGGIDTTTVGVHTGGFNSRTIGIAAIGDYSTVAPSAALLESLSQLIAWKFTVHRILANTNVQMVSGGGASKYPAGTVVTFPTIYAHRDAQLTSCPGQTLYDRLGDIRNRVAVLANATVQASPISGLETFRGTPSGIQVAGWTYDPNSSASTQVQVLVNGVPTRIAADRSRPDVAAAYGVGPNHGFSGTIPAPNGRNLVCVSSVNIGEGRDVVLACAWLTVQNAPPIGGWETLSSTTTSIKVDGWALDPDTTDSIAVHVYVDGKFAQQVVANANRPDIDRLYGKGPLHGFSATVPTSSGPHQVCLYLINKPTGPNPSLGCRNVESGTLPFGSLDAVSTTPNSVTLRGWAIDRDTPDPIGVHLYVDGKFATATTANGNRPDVDRAYGQGAARGFSITAQVAAGQHQVCLWLINAPSGPNPQLTCRTVTVTNATPIGSVDSATGTVGGVRVAGWALDPDTTDSIPVHVYVDGKAVRAVTANGNRPDVDRAYGKGAAHGYDVTVPAAVGSHQVCVYAINTPAGTNPQLACRTVTTR is encoded by the coding sequence ATGGCACGCCTGCGCCGTCCCACGTCCATGCTCGTCGCCGCCGTGCTGTCCGCCGGCCTGCTGACCACCGTCGCCCCGCTGGCCGGTGCCGCACCGGTCGCCACCGCGCCGACCGCCACCACCGACGCCGCCCGGGCGACCGGTGACGACGACGGGGTACAGGTCGCCGAACTGGACCTGTCCGGGGTGGACCCGGCCGCCGCCGCCGCACTCCCCGCGCCGGAGTCCGTACCCACCGAGGAGGGGGCGACGCCCCCGGCCGACGACTACGCCGGTGCCGCTGCCCAGCTCGCCGCACCCGAGGACGCCGCCGAGCCGAACGCCGAGCCCGCAGCCGAGCCCACCGCCGACCCGACCGCCGACCCGACGGCGCAGCCGACCGCCGAGCCGAACGGTCAGCCCACCGACCAGCCCACCGACCAGCCGAGCGACCAGCCCACCGCCGCACCCACCGACCAGCCGGCACCCGCGGACGGCACCGCGGCCGAGCCGGATGTGCTCACCGTGCCGATGGACACCCAGCCGTTCACCGTCCTGGGCGTGACCTGGGACCGTTCCCCCGACCTGTCCGGGGTGCAGATCCGGTACCGGGTGCACTCCGGCGGCGAGTGGTCCGACTGGGCCGGCGCCGAGGCGGCCGACGTCGCACCGGATGCCGACCGCCAGGACGCCGCGCAGGCCGACGACCGGGACGGCACCGACCCGATCGTGGCCGTCGACTCCGACGGGGTGCAGATCTGGGCGCAGGCCGAGACCGGCACCGTGACCAACCTCAAGGCCGTGCTGGTCGACCCGGGCGCCGACCCGGCCACCCTGGGCCAGACCGCCACCCCGGAGAGCTCCGCCGCGGTGGTCCAGAACACCGGCGGCACCGCGACCAGCGGTGTGGTGCAGAACCTGGGCACCAGCGCCGCCGGCACCGTGCGCACCGCCGCCGTCGCCCAGCCCACCATCGTGAGCCGGGCCGGCTGGGGCGCGGACGAGAGCATGCGCACCTGCGACCCGGACATGTCGAACCAGATGGTCTCCGCAGCGGTGCACCACACCGCCTCGACCAATGACTACGCCGCCTCCCAGGTGCCCGGCATCCTGCGCGGGTTCTACGCGTACCACACCCGTCCCGAGGCGGCCGGTGGCCGTGGCTGGTGCGACATCGGCTACAACTTCCTGGTCGACAAGTTCGGCACCATCTACGAGGGCCGCGCCGGTGGCATCGACACCACCACGGTCGGCGTGCACACCGGTGGGTTCAACAGCCGCACCATCGGGATCGCCGCCATCGGCGACTACTCGACCGTGGCACCGTCCGCCGCGCTGCTGGAGAGCCTGAGCCAGCTGATCGCCTGGAAGTTCACCGTGCACCGCATCCTGGCGAACACCAACGTCCAGATGGTCTCCGGCGGTGGGGCGTCCAAGTACCCGGCCGGCACGGTGGTCACCTTCCCGACCATCTACGCGCACCGGGACGCCCAGCTGACCTCCTGCCCCGGCCAGACGCTCTACGACCGGCTCGGCGACATCCGGAACCGGGTCGCCGTCCTGGCCAACGCCACCGTGCAGGCGTCCCCGATCTCCGGGCTGGAGACCTTCCGCGGCACCCCGAGCGGGATCCAGGTCGCGGGCTGGACCTACGACCCGAACAGCAGCGCCTCCACCCAGGTGCAGGTGCTGGTGAACGGGGTGCCGACCCGGATCGCCGCCGACCGCAGCCGTCCCGACGTGGCCGCCGCCTACGGCGTGGGGCCCAACCACGGCTTCTCCGGCACGATCCCGGCGCCCAACGGCCGCAATCTGGTCTGCGTGTCCTCGGTGAACATCGGCGAGGGCAGGGACGTGGTGCTCGCCTGCGCCTGGCTGACCGTGCAGAACGCGCCGCCGATCGGCGGGTGGGAGACGCTGTCCTCCACCACCACCTCGATCAAGGTGGACGGCTGGGCCCTCGATCCGGACACCACCGACTCGATCGCGGTGCACGTCTACGTGGACGGGAAGTTCGCCCAGCAGGTCGTGGCGAACGCCAACCGCCCGGACATCGACCGGCTGTACGGCAAGGGACCGCTGCACGGCTTCTCGGCGACGGTGCCCACCAGCAGCGGGCCGCACCAGGTCTGCCTGTACCTGATCAACAAGCCCACCGGGCCGAACCCGTCGCTGGGCTGCCGCAACGTCGAGTCCGGCACCCTGCCCTTCGGCTCCCTCGACGCGGTGTCCACCACGCCGAACTCGGTCACCCTGCGCGGCTGGGCCATCGACCGCGACACCCCGGACCCGATCGGCGTCCACCTGTACGTGGACGGGAAGTTCGCCACCGCCACCACCGCGAACGGCAACCGTCCCGACGTGGACCGGGCCTACGGCCAGGGGGCTGCCCGCGGGTTCTCGATCACCGCGCAGGTGGCGGCCGGGCAGCACCAGGTCTGCCTGTGGCTGATCAACGCCCCGAGCGGCCCGAACCCGCAGCTCACCTGCCGCACCGTCACCGTCACCAATGCCACGCCGATCGGCTCGGTGGACTCCGCCACCGGTACCGTCGGCGGGGTGCGGGTGGCCGGGTGGGCCCTGGACCCCGACACCACGGACTCGATCCCGGTGCACGTCTACGTGGACGGCAAGGCGGTGCGCGCCGTGACGGCGAACGGCAACCGGCCGGACGTCGACCGGGCCTACGGCAAGGGCGCGGCGCACGGCTACGACGTCACCGTCCCGGCGGCCGTCGGCAGTCACCAGGTGTGTGTCTACGCGATCAACACCCCGGCCGGTACCAACCCGCAACTCGCCTGCCGCACCGTGACCACGCGCTGA